A genomic window from Streptomyces sp. HUAS YS2 includes:
- a CDS encoding zinc-binding dehydrogenase, translating to MFAAYAARIDRDQPLNGLELGERPEPEVRPGWTTVTVKAASLNHHDLWSLRGVGLPEEKLPMILGCDAAGIDEDGNEVVLHSVIGQTGHGVGPKEPRSILTEHYQGTFAERVTVPSWNVLPKPKELSFEEAACLPTAWLTAYRMLFTNAGVRPGDSILVQGAGGGVATAAIALGRAAGLRVFATSRDEAKRKRAIELGAVEAFEPGARLPQRVDAVIETVGAATWSHSVKSLRPGGTLVISGATSGDRPSHAELTRIFFLELKVVGSTMGSKDELEDLLSFCATTGLRPVIDEVLPLDRAREGFEKMASGELFGKIVLKTS from the coding sequence ATGTTCGCTGCCTACGCCGCCCGAATCGATCGCGATCAGCCGCTGAACGGCCTCGAGCTGGGCGAACGCCCGGAACCCGAGGTACGACCCGGCTGGACCACCGTCACCGTCAAGGCCGCCTCGCTCAACCACCACGACCTGTGGTCGCTGCGCGGGGTGGGACTGCCCGAGGAGAAGCTGCCGATGATCCTCGGCTGCGACGCCGCGGGGATCGACGAGGACGGCAACGAGGTCGTCCTGCACTCCGTCATCGGCCAGACCGGGCACGGCGTCGGCCCGAAGGAGCCGCGCTCCATCCTCACCGAGCACTACCAGGGCACCTTCGCCGAGCGGGTGACCGTGCCGAGCTGGAACGTGCTGCCCAAGCCGAAGGAGCTCTCCTTCGAGGAGGCCGCCTGTCTGCCGACCGCGTGGCTGACGGCGTACCGGATGCTGTTCACCAACGCCGGGGTCCGGCCGGGCGACTCGATCCTGGTGCAGGGCGCGGGCGGTGGCGTCGCCACGGCGGCCATCGCGCTGGGCCGGGCGGCGGGCCTGCGGGTCTTCGCGACGAGCCGGGACGAGGCCAAGCGCAAGCGGGCGATCGAGCTCGGCGCGGTCGAGGCCTTTGAGCCGGGCGCGCGGCTGCCGCAGCGGGTCGACGCGGTCATCGAGACGGTCGGCGCCGCCACCTGGTCCCACTCCGTCAAGTCGCTGCGCCCCGGCGGCACTCTGGTCATCTCCGGCGCCACCAGCGGCGACCGTCCCTCGCACGCCGAGCTGACCCGGATCTTCTTCCTGGAGCTGAAGGTCGTCGGCTCGACGATGGGCTCGAAGGACGAGCTGGAGGACCTGCTGTCGTTCTGCGCGACCACCGGGCTGCGGCCGGTCATCGACGAGGTGCTGCCGCTGGACCGGGCCCGGGAGGGCTTCGAGAAGATGGCCTCCGGCGAACTCTTCGGAAAGATCGTTCTGAAGACCTCGTGA
- a CDS encoding NAD(P)-dependent malic enzyme translates to MAAEIVNPRSASGPEGAQEEPFDPAFALHRGGKMAIQATVPLRDKDDLSLAYTPGVAKVCSAIAEQPELVNDYTWKSQVVAVVTDGTAVLGLGDIGPEASLPVMEGKAILFKQFGGVDAVPIALATKDTDEIIETVVRLAPSFGGVNLEDISAPRCFEIERRLQERLDIPVFHDDQHGTAIVTLAALRNAAKLTGRTLGDLRAVISGAGAAGVAIAKFLLEAGLGDVAVADRKGIVSRDRDDLTDVKREIAELTNKAGLSGSLETALAGADVFIGVSGGTVPEAAVASMAPNAFVFAMANPNPEVHPDVAHKYAAVVATGRSDYPNQINNVLAFPGIFAGALQVRASRITEGMKIAAANAIADVVADELSADRVIPSPFDERVAPAVSAAVAAAARAEGVARR, encoded by the coding sequence ATGGCAGCGGAGATCGTCAACCCTCGCAGCGCGAGCGGCCCGGAAGGGGCTCAGGAGGAGCCCTTCGATCCGGCCTTCGCCCTGCACCGCGGCGGCAAGATGGCCATCCAGGCCACCGTGCCGCTGCGTGACAAGGACGACCTGTCCCTCGCGTACACGCCCGGCGTCGCCAAGGTGTGCAGCGCTATCGCCGAGCAGCCCGAGCTCGTCAACGACTACACCTGGAAGTCCCAGGTCGTGGCCGTCGTGACGGACGGTACGGCGGTGCTCGGCCTCGGCGACATCGGCCCGGAGGCCTCGCTCCCCGTCATGGAGGGCAAGGCGATCCTGTTCAAGCAGTTCGGCGGCGTGGACGCGGTGCCGATCGCGCTCGCGACGAAGGACACCGACGAGATCATCGAGACCGTCGTCCGGCTCGCCCCCTCCTTCGGCGGAGTGAACCTGGAGGACATCTCGGCGCCGCGGTGCTTCGAGATCGAGCGCAGGCTCCAGGAGCGCCTCGACATCCCCGTCTTCCACGACGACCAGCACGGCACCGCCATCGTCACCCTCGCCGCCCTCCGCAACGCGGCGAAGCTGACCGGCCGGACCCTCGGCGACCTGCGCGCGGTGATCTCCGGCGCCGGCGCGGCCGGTGTGGCCATCGCCAAGTTCCTCCTGGAGGCCGGCCTCGGCGACGTCGCCGTCGCGGACCGCAAGGGCATCGTCAGTCGCGACCGGGACGACCTCACGGACGTCAAGCGCGAGATCGCCGAGCTGACGAACAAGGCGGGCCTGTCCGGCTCCCTGGAGACCGCCCTGGCCGGCGCGGACGTCTTCATCGGCGTCTCCGGCGGTACGGTCCCCGAGGCCGCGGTCGCGTCCATGGCGCCGAACGCCTTCGTGTTCGCCATGGCCAACCCGAACCCCGAGGTCCACCCGGACGTGGCGCACAAGTACGCCGCGGTCGTCGCGACCGGCCGTTCGGACTACCCGAACCAGATCAACAACGTCCTCGCCTTCCCCGGCATCTTCGCCGGTGCGCTCCAGGTCCGGGCCTCCCGGATCACCGAGGGCATGAAGATCGCCGCGGCGAACGCGATCGCCGACGTGGTCGCCGACGAGCTGTCGGCCGACCGCGTGATCCCGTCGCCGTTCGACGAGCGCGTCGCCCCGGCCGTCTCGGCCGCCGTGGCCGCCGCCGCCCGCGCGGAGGGCGTCGCCCGCCGCTGA
- a CDS encoding ABC transporter substrate-binding protein — protein MTASTTRCKTAAKTRTSRLAAVAAVAVAGSMLLTACGDQTEGGGSTPSGEKSAAGSAAPLFSKLPADIQKAGVIKVGTDAAYAPMEFTEGGKIVGVDPDLGAALGKQLGVKFEFVSGTFDGLITSIYTGRQDLIMSSMTDNKKRQEGLDDNGKKIGKGIDFVDYFSSGVSLLVKKGNPQNIKSLDDLCGKTVAVQRGTIYEDTFKAQATKCGANKLTIQAFDTDAEAQTRVKAGGAVADLNDYPVAAYIAKTSGGGNDFEVAGSQSDVGLFGIGVSKENTQLRDAVKEALDAIIKDGSYTEVLKKWDVEQSAVKQATVNAGK, from the coding sequence ATGACCGCAAGCACCACGCGCTGTAAGACCGCTGCCAAGACCCGCACCTCCCGTCTTGCCGCGGTCGCCGCCGTCGCGGTCGCCGGCTCGATGCTGCTGACCGCGTGCGGCGACCAGACCGAGGGCGGGGGCAGCACCCCGTCCGGCGAGAAGTCGGCCGCCGGCTCCGCCGCTCCGCTCTTCTCCAAGCTGCCCGCCGACATCCAGAAGGCCGGCGTCATCAAGGTCGGCACCGACGCCGCGTACGCCCCGATGGAGTTCACCGAGGGCGGCAAGATCGTCGGCGTCGACCCCGACCTCGGCGCCGCCCTGGGCAAGCAGCTCGGCGTGAAGTTCGAGTTCGTCTCGGGCACCTTCGACGGCCTGATCACCTCGATCTACACCGGCCGCCAGGACCTGATCATGTCCTCGATGACGGACAACAAGAAGCGTCAGGAGGGCCTGGACGACAACGGCAAGAAGATCGGCAAGGGCATCGACTTCGTCGACTACTTCAGCTCCGGCGTCTCCCTGCTGGTCAAGAAGGGCAACCCGCAGAACATCAAGTCCCTGGACGACCTGTGCGGCAAGACCGTCGCCGTCCAGCGCGGCACGATCTACGAGGACACCTTCAAGGCGCAGGCCACCAAGTGCGGCGCCAACAAGCTCACCATCCAGGCGTTCGACACCGACGCCGAGGCCCAGACCCGCGTGAAGGCCGGCGGCGCCGTCGCCGACCTGAACGACTACCCGGTCGCCGCGTACATCGCGAAGACCTCGGGCGGCGGCAACGACTTCGAGGTCGCCGGCAGCCAGAGCGACGTCGGCCTCTTCGGCATCGGCGTCTCGAAGGAGAACACGCAGCTGCGCGACGCCGTCAAGGAAGCCCTCGATGCGATCATCAAGGACGGCTCCTACACCGAGGTCCTGAAGAAGTGGGACGTCGAGCAGAGCGCGGTCAAGCAGGCCACCGTCAACGCCGGCAAGTGA
- a CDS encoding amino acid ABC transporter permease has translation MTDKIDKGPAAAPAGPDPSGTPYEAIKAIPVRHVGRWISAVVVVVLLGWLVYAFSQGNVIWDTVWDKLFDPSVLEGLWNTVVISVASMALGLVLGIVFAVMRLSKNPVTGAVAWLYIWFFRGTPVYVQLLVWFNLSLIFEYINLGPIYKNETVDVMTPFMVALLGLGLNEGAYMAEIVRAGIQSVDEGQTEAAHALGMSQTKTMRRIVLPQAMRVIVPPTGNEFINMLKTSSLVSAVQYTEVLRASSNIGNTAGAVMEMLFVASIWYLALTSVFSVGQYYLERRYARGSLRSLPPTPWQRVKANLLSKRSDQSGGAGV, from the coding sequence GTGACTGACAAGATCGACAAGGGTCCGGCCGCCGCTCCGGCCGGACCCGACCCCTCCGGCACGCCGTACGAGGCCATCAAGGCCATCCCCGTGCGGCACGTCGGCCGCTGGATCAGCGCCGTCGTCGTGGTCGTGCTGCTGGGCTGGCTCGTCTACGCCTTCTCCCAGGGCAACGTCATCTGGGACACGGTCTGGGACAAGCTGTTCGACCCCTCGGTCCTCGAGGGCCTCTGGAACACCGTCGTCATCAGCGTCGCCTCCATGGCGCTGGGCCTCGTCCTCGGCATCGTCTTCGCCGTGATGCGGCTCTCCAAGAACCCGGTGACCGGCGCGGTCGCCTGGCTCTACATCTGGTTCTTCCGCGGCACGCCGGTGTACGTCCAGCTGCTCGTGTGGTTCAACCTGTCGCTGATCTTCGAGTACATCAACCTCGGGCCGATCTACAAGAACGAGACCGTCGACGTCATGACGCCGTTCATGGTCGCGCTGCTGGGCCTCGGCCTGAACGAGGGCGCGTACATGGCGGAGATCGTCCGGGCCGGCATCCAGTCCGTCGACGAGGGCCAGACCGAGGCGGCGCACGCGCTCGGCATGTCCCAGACGAAGACCATGCGCCGCATCGTCCTGCCGCAGGCCATGCGGGTGATCGTTCCCCCGACGGGCAACGAGTTCATCAACATGCTCAAGACCTCGTCGCTGGTCTCGGCCGTGCAGTACACGGAGGTGCTGAGGGCGTCGTCGAACATCGGCAACACCGCCGGCGCCGTCATGGAGATGCTCTTCGTGGCCTCCATCTGGTACCTGGCCCTGACTAGTGTGTTCAGTGTCGGCCAGTACTACCTGGAGCGGCGTTACGCGCGCGGTTCGCTGCGCTCCCTGCCGCCCACGCCCTGGCAGAGGGTCAAGGCGAACCTGCTGTCCAAGAGGTCCGACCAGAGCGGAGGTGCCGGCGTATGA
- a CDS encoding amino acid ABC transporter ATP-binding protein yields MTPMVKAEGVHKSYGPAHILRGIDLEVAPREVFCLVGPSGSGKSTFLRCINHLERVDGGRLSVDGELVGYRQKGDKLYELKDSEVAAQRRDIGMVFQRFNLFPHMTAIENVMEAPVMVKGESKAVARERAIKLLDRVGLGDKGKNYPSQLSGGQQQRVAIARALAMEPKLMLFDEPTSALDPELVGDVLDVMRDLAESGMTMIVVTHEMGFAREVGDNLVFMDGGVVVESGNPRDVLGNPQHDRTKAFLSKVL; encoded by the coding sequence ATGACCCCCATGGTGAAGGCCGAAGGCGTCCACAAGTCCTACGGCCCCGCACACATCCTTCGGGGCATCGACCTCGAGGTCGCCCCGCGCGAGGTCTTCTGTCTGGTCGGTCCGTCCGGCTCGGGCAAGTCGACCTTCCTGCGGTGCATCAACCACCTGGAGCGGGTCGACGGCGGACGGCTGTCCGTCGACGGCGAACTCGTGGGCTACCGCCAGAAGGGCGACAAGCTCTACGAGCTGAAGGACAGCGAGGTCGCCGCCCAGCGCCGCGACATCGGCATGGTCTTCCAGCGCTTCAACCTCTTCCCGCACATGACGGCCATCGAGAACGTGATGGAAGCCCCGGTCATGGTGAAGGGCGAGTCGAAGGCGGTGGCGCGCGAGCGTGCGATCAAGCTCCTCGACCGCGTCGGGCTCGGGGACAAGGGCAAGAACTACCCGTCCCAGCTCTCCGGCGGCCAGCAGCAGCGCGTCGCCATCGCCCGCGCGCTGGCGATGGAGCCGAAGCTGATGCTCTTCGACGAGCCCACCTCGGCGCTCGACCCGGAGCTCGTCGGTGACGTCCTGGACGTCATGCGGGACCTGGCCGAGTCGGGCATGACCATGATCGTGGTGACCCACGAGATGGGCTTCGCCCGCGAGGTCGGCGACAACCTGGTGTTCATGGACGGCGGTGTGGTGGTCGAGTCCGGCAACCCGCGCGACGTCCTGGGCAACCCGCAGCACGACCGGACGAAGGCGTTCCTGTCGAAGGTGCTGTAG
- a CDS encoding class I SAM-dependent methyltransferase, which produces MTDAAVAGTDWQAWQASWDRQQEWYMPDREERFRVMLDMVEAVVGPEPRVLDLACGTGSITDRLLTRFPNATSTGVDLDPALLAIARGSFAGDPRVTFVTADLKDPRWTAELLYDTYDAVLTATALHWLHEGPLTALYGQLAGLVRDGGVFMNADHMIDETTPRINAAERAQRHARMDREKAAGVLDWADWWALAAEDPVLAEPTARRFEIYGEHADGDMPSAHWHADTLRTAGFVEARPVWCSPSDTLLLAVK; this is translated from the coding sequence ATGACGGATGCAGCCGTGGCCGGAACCGACTGGCAGGCCTGGCAGGCGAGCTGGGACCGCCAGCAGGAGTGGTACATGCCGGACCGCGAGGAGCGGTTCCGCGTGATGCTGGACATGGTCGAGGCCGTGGTGGGCCCGGAGCCCCGGGTCCTCGACCTCGCGTGCGGTACGGGAAGTATCACGGATCGGCTCCTCACCCGGTTCCCGAACGCGACCAGCACCGGCGTCGACCTCGACCCGGCCCTGCTCGCCATCGCCCGCGGCTCCTTCGCCGGCGACCCGCGCGTCACCTTCGTGACCGCCGACCTCAAGGACCCGCGGTGGACCGCGGAGCTCCTGTACGACACGTACGACGCCGTGCTCACCGCCACCGCCCTGCACTGGCTCCACGAGGGCCCGCTGACCGCGCTGTACGGGCAGCTCGCCGGCCTCGTCCGGGACGGCGGGGTCTTCATGAACGCCGACCACATGATCGACGAGACCACCCCGCGCATCAACGCCGCCGAGCGCGCCCAGCGGCACGCCCGGATGGACCGTGAGAAGGCCGCCGGCGTCCTCGACTGGGCCGACTGGTGGGCCCTCGCCGCCGAGGACCCGGTCCTCGCCGAGCCCACCGCCCGCCGCTTCGAGATCTACGGCGAGCACGCCGACGGCGACATGCCGTCCGCGCACTGGCACGCCGACACCCTCCGCACCGCCGGCTTCGTCGAGGCCCGCCCGGTCTGGTGCTCGCCGTCGGACACGCTGCTGCTGGCCGTGAAGTGA
- a CDS encoding CGNR zinc finger domain-containing protein, with protein MELAYYSDYAVRLVNTEEPARNKDSLTTVEAVRELFGAASQMSRRATDADVTRFRSVRGRLRAVFTAADEGDQTTAVDLLNSLLLEFPVSPQISGHDYLDEEGRPRWHMHLADHPSNATAGYAAIAAMGLAFHLTEFGADRLGLCQAPPCRNAYLDTSTNRSRRYCSDRCATRANVAAYRARKRQEALDALAAERSDSTGLTAEKSQESTTPADR; from the coding sequence GTGGAACTGGCCTATTACTCGGATTACGCCGTGCGTCTGGTCAACACCGAGGAGCCGGCCCGCAACAAGGACTCCCTGACCACGGTGGAGGCGGTACGCGAACTCTTCGGCGCGGCCTCCCAGATGTCGCGCCGGGCCACCGACGCGGACGTCACCCGCTTCCGCTCGGTCCGCGGCCGGCTGCGCGCGGTCTTCACCGCGGCGGACGAGGGCGACCAGACCACCGCCGTCGACCTGCTGAACTCACTGCTCCTGGAGTTCCCGGTCAGCCCGCAGATCTCCGGTCACGACTACCTCGACGAGGAGGGCCGGCCGCGGTGGCACATGCACCTGGCCGACCACCCTTCGAACGCGACTGCGGGGTACGCGGCCATCGCCGCGATGGGACTCGCCTTCCACCTCACGGAGTTCGGCGCCGACCGGCTCGGCCTCTGCCAGGCCCCGCCGTGCCGCAACGCCTACCTCGACACGTCCACCAACCGCTCGCGCCGCTACTGCTCCGACCGCTGCGCGACCCGCGCCAACGTGGCCGCGTACCGCGCCCGCAAGCGTCAGGAGGCCCTGGACGCCCTGGCGGCCGAGCGGTCCGACAGCACCGGCCTGACGGCCGAGAAGAGCCAGGAGAGCACCACCCCGGCCGACCGCTGA
- the sodX gene encoding nickel-type superoxide dismutase maturation protease produces MTGSGRESSPPFGIAEVRGPSMVPTLLHGDQLLVHYGGRLRAGDVAVMRHPLQQDLLIVKRLIERQAAGWWVLGDNPAAEGDSRVFGAVPAELVLGRVRARYRPVTPGLQRSAGVVLSWLFSAVRPVLSDRSAARASRAS; encoded by the coding sequence ATGACGGGTTCGGGGCGGGAATCGTCGCCACCGTTCGGGATCGCCGAGGTGAGGGGGCCGTCGATGGTGCCCACGCTGCTGCACGGCGACCAGTTGTTGGTGCACTACGGGGGGCGGTTGCGGGCGGGTGACGTGGCCGTGATGCGGCATCCGCTCCAGCAGGATCTGCTCATCGTCAAACGGCTGATCGAGCGACAGGCCGCCGGCTGGTGGGTGCTCGGCGACAACCCGGCCGCGGAGGGGGACAGCCGGGTGTTCGGCGCCGTGCCGGCGGAGCTCGTGCTGGGGCGCGTGCGGGCGAGGTACCGGCCCGTCACGCCCGGGCTTCAGCGGTCGGCCGGGGTGGTGCTCTCCTGGCTCTTCTCGGCCGTCAGGCCGGTGCTGTCGGACCGCTCGGCCGCCAGGGCGTCCAGGGCCTCCTGA
- the sodN gene encoding superoxide dismutase, Ni — protein sequence MLSRLFAPKVKVSAHCDLPCGVYDPAQARIEAESVKAVQEKYQANEDADFRTRALIIKEQRAELAKHHVSVLWSDYFKPPHFEKFPQLHQLVNDTLKALSAAKASNDPKTGEKALELIAEIDRIFWETKKA from the coding sequence ATGCTTTCCCGCCTGTTTGCCCCCAAGGTGAAGGTCAGCGCCCACTGCGACCTGCCCTGCGGCGTGTACGACCCGGCCCAGGCCCGCATCGAGGCGGAGTCGGTCAAGGCCGTGCAGGAGAAGTACCAGGCCAACGAGGACGCGGACTTCCGCACCCGTGCCCTGATCATCAAGGAGCAGCGCGCCGAGCTCGCCAAGCACCACGTCTCGGTGCTGTGGAGCGACTACTTCAAGCCCCCGCACTTCGAGAAGTTCCCCCAGCTCCACCAGCTGGTCAACGACACCCTGAAGGCCCTCTCGGCCGCCAAGGCGTCGAACGACCCGAAGACGGGCGAGAAGGCGCTGGAGCTCATCGCCGAGATCGACCGCATCTTCTGGGAGACGAAGAAGGCCTGA
- a CDS encoding response regulator transcription factor: MIRVLIADDEAMIRAGVRAVLSTDPDIDVVAEAADGHDAVELVRRHRPQVAVLDIRMPKVNGIEAAAEIHRAVPATGVIMLTTFGEDDYILRALGGGATGFLIKSGEPEELIAGVRAVADGAAYLSPKVAARVVAHLASNGVGALAGRRAAARERVDGLTAREREVLSHLGSGLSNGQIARRLQVVEGTVKAHVSSVLARLGVDNRAAAAVVAHEAGIVPPAAPDQP, from the coding sequence ATGATCCGGGTGCTGATCGCCGACGACGAGGCGATGATCCGAGCGGGCGTCCGCGCCGTGTTGTCCACCGATCCGGACATCGACGTCGTTGCCGAGGCCGCCGACGGGCACGACGCCGTGGAACTGGTCCGGCGCCACCGCCCCCAGGTCGCCGTGCTCGACATCCGTATGCCGAAGGTCAACGGCATCGAGGCGGCGGCGGAGATCCACAGGGCGGTGCCGGCCACCGGCGTCATCATGCTGACGACCTTCGGGGAGGACGACTACATCCTCCGGGCGCTGGGTGGCGGCGCCACCGGATTCCTGATCAAGTCGGGCGAGCCCGAGGAGTTGATCGCGGGCGTCCGTGCGGTGGCCGACGGCGCCGCCTACCTGTCACCGAAGGTCGCGGCCCGAGTGGTCGCGCACCTCGCGTCGAACGGCGTCGGTGCCCTGGCCGGTCGGCGCGCCGCCGCCCGGGAGCGGGTCGACGGGCTCACCGCCCGGGAACGCGAAGTGCTGTCCCACCTCGGCAGCGGGTTGTCCAACGGACAGATCGCCCGCCGGCTCCAGGTGGTGGAAGGAACGGTCAAGGCGCACGTCAGCTCCGTCCTGGCCCGTCTGGGCGTCGACAACCGGGCGGCCGCCGCCGTCGTGGCCCACGAGGCGGGCATCGTTCCCCCAGCGGCGCCCGACCAGCCCTGA